GGAGTATTCAGTTTAGTTGTAGTTGTAGCACTCTCAAAGCAACACAGTGGATAAACTAACCACTGTGTTCATCTGTTCATCTGATACCCTTTATAATGTCTTATTTGCCTGTGAGCCCATTCACCTGTTATAAATGTGTACTGCCTTGCAGCAGAACAAGGGAACTCAATGTTATGTAGTGAAAGTACAATAATCTGACATACTGAGTTGTGTAGATTGATCTTTTCCTACCTAAAAGCCGTAACAATCTAAAATTGAGGGTTATTTCACACATactttgaaggaaaaaacaaacaaaccagaatGAAGGAGTGCTGTCCTTAAACTAGAACCTTTAGGACCAGAGTTTGTGACTGTTACCTTAGCTGTTACTGTCATGTGGTAAGTAATAACGTGAATCAACCAAAGCCAGGTGGTCAGTTTCGGGGGAGTAGGCTCATTACAGTAAGTTCTACTGCTTCAAATGTAGGAAGACAGTCGgtgcaaagagaaaaaaagaaagatttaaaaacCTCTAAAATGGTTAAGGAGGATCGTCTATGTTGAGTCAGCTAGTGCCCATGTTTGATAGTGATTCTTGTTACTGAGCTCCCTTCTTCACGTCTCTTTATGAGTCAGCTCATGTGGAGCAGAGGGTGATGCTGACCCCCTCTCCTATCCAGCAGGCAGGGAACAGCTCCTGGCTGAAGGCACAGTGGAAGGCATGAAGCCTGGTCTGCCCGTCTCCGTAGTAGGTGAGCGTCCCCGCCTCGTAGTCCAGCAGCATGCCGATGCGACTGTGCTGGGAGTGACCAGCCAGGGTCTCCCGTCGGCCGTTGTGCCAGGCGCTGAGCTGATGCTCGTCCAGCTGCAGGCTCCAGGACAGTTCGTTCATACCCACCATGCACCTCTTGCCCTTTTCCTTCCTGGGGATGGTGTCGTAGGTTACCTGATAAAGAAGTGAGGAGAGGATATGGGTAAATTGTGCGCAGCATTAAGTGAACAGACTGACGTGGACTCTGACTGTCAGCATTAACAGATCAAAGTCCTCACGGTGGTGGCACAAGAAGAAAAGGCTACATACGTTCAGACTGCGGGCAAATCAGATTTAATTctcaggggcctcatttataaagcttgcttatGTACAGAACTTGAAacaccacttcccacgcaaaggttgtgatttataaaaataaacttggcgggagaatgtgcacacctgtaagcaaactctgagtcatgcgtgcgcacattttggaagacactgggaagtggcgacGCAGATGGCGAGGTGaagaagtggagtcagatttttattgatgtctcacacaaatttaatgtcacgctatatccaccttagatccacgctatcattgaaattaaatccagcagccttattttgcgtttggagtgagtgataattgtttcataaaaacattgtaaaatccaactcaaatcctgaattgaaattctttctaaatacgtatttaatccgcactgcctctaacgtctcattgtccactctgtgagcgcaggagggggagaggacggtgcgactgcatggaatatatttatttatttagctaaatatttccagtgcatttatcatgtctcaaaatacagccattaagcacaaccgttacactcatttcatcagccctacttagacatgtgctgttcatgacaaaaccggcatgaagaaacgtgttcgcctattacactttcacctttgaattgtatttcaaattacacgttgtattttgggacagggataccactggttcatgctgtaattcaggccggatgtctgatcagactaattgccataaacatataaatactgcggtgaccctcgtacgtaattgcgcaagatggcactggcacatactcctttttccctccacctttaataaatgtgattttttatatcgcacatcaatgtcaaacatcctcaaatttaaaagcaacacattaactacatgttggtaaaggagtggaaatatttggtctacctttagatcagaccacctttttttttttgttctgtcactgtccgtgcagtcccacagacacagctgacagcatcagcagcgctgatgtgttgccactttttttgctttcttttattagtgatcccgctgctgtggccaccaaataaaatctttcttcagtcccccacctcccgttaaagggtctctagctcagtgtgcaattagtctgatcagacacccggcctgaattacagcgtgaaccagtggtatccctgtcccaaaatgtaatgtgtgatttgaaatacaattcaaaggtGAAAGTATAATAGGCGAACACGTTTCTTCATGCtggttttgtcatgaacagcacatgtctaagtagggctgatgaactgagtgtaacggttgtgcttaatggctgtattttgagacatgataaatgcactggaaatatttagctaaataaataaatatattccatgcagtcgcaccgtcctctccccctcctgcgctcacagagtggacaatgagacgttagaggcagtgcggattaaatacgtatttagaaagaatttcaattcaggatttgaattggattttacaacgtttttatgaaacaattatctccacctcgccgtctgcgtcgccacttcccagtgtcttccaaaatgtgcgcacgcatgactcagagtttgcttacaggtgcgcacattctcctgccaagtttatttttataaatcacaacctttgcgtggtaagtggcgtacgccactttcaagccctgttttgtgcgtaagcaagctttataaatgaggccccagatcTTTAAGATAGACTGTGTGCAGTTTAATTTGCAAGTGATTAGATTGGATTTCTATGTCCAGACATCATCAACCTATTTGCATGGGTTGCTGGGGTAACGACATAGGCTTCATCATAGCTAAGCTAGTGTTGTGGCTTTCCAGTGCAAAAGCATGATTATTGGAGGTCTATTTTGCCCTTCAAACAATTGCACTCTAGAGACGCGGTGCAGAACTCTGTCTCACCAGACCAACTCAGCAATGGAGGAGGCTGGTATCAGGGTTACTATAGCTTAAGGCAAAACTGCAAgactttttaaagactttttgttGCTGCTCAGAATGAAATGTAGGACCAAAAAGAACAGAACTAGGAAATACCTGGTGTTTGCTAATGGGTTGGTTctgctatttttttatttttatatactttattaatccccaaggggaaattcaatttttcactctgttgtcaattacacacaggtccgaacacacacatgcacaaacaggacctatatatgcactaagtggagagatgtcagaatgggctgcccatgacagacgctctgagcggttggggggttcagtgccttgctcaggggcacttcggcagtgcccaggaggtgaactggcacctctccagctaccagtccacgttccatattttggtccggacggggacttgaacaggcgaccctccggttcccaacccaagtccctatggactgagctactgccgccctaTCTTGATGCATTCAGTAAATTACTTTTAAACTAGAATTAACACCTCGCAGCTGTATGTCTTTACACACATcttgcagcacagaagatctttacaatcagcacagtgtcaAGGTGGACAGCCAAGatctgtgtcaccatttaagtatctgaccaaatgtctccccctctgttccaGAGTTATggcgttgagtaatggccagaaaagggtTTTTGTCCAAACATTATGAAGTTGACTTTTGATCTGTTCGGTATAAAATTTCATCACTTAATCATtatatcctgttagacatttgtgggaaaatttgtcataattagttaATTAATTCTTGattatggtcaaaaacatgttttatgaggtcacatGACTTTAAACTttcgaccacaaaattctaatcagttcactcTTAAGTCCTTgtggatgtttgtaccaaatttgaggaaactctctcaaggccttcttgagatattgcattcacgagaatgagatggatgcaaggtcacagtgaccttgacctttaaccaaacaaaatctagtcagttcattgttgattcAAAATTTTCTCAATCTGTTCTTGAGATAGACAGACGCATGTATGGACGGACTGATAACCCGAAGACATAATGCCTCCAACGCCAGCGTGGAGGCATAAGAATAGATGTTACCAGTTGTTTTGAGATTTTACGATgcaatgtcagaaaaaacaaaaaaaatgaacgtcttaacatttttaagacttttgaaagactaagacattttaatactaattaaggccttatttttagatcAATGAATCCAAGGCcttttgagtattttttaagGATCTGCGGGAACCTTGTGGTATATATTCTTCTCCATTTTTCCTTCACTCTGGGTTTGATGTAGTCGTTGTGTTATGTTGCGAGGGATGCAAAAGACCCTTTGCAATCCAATTTGAGCGTCCAGACTGAGACACATCTATAGAAATCTAATTGGAATTACATTTCAAACCACCTCCAAATGTGGTTTGGATCTGATTTGCAAAAACTgcatttcattgttttgttttgttttttttgtccagaTGTTCTAAAATCAATCTGGATATaccaaaaaacagatttaagtAATttctctggggaccatgaatgtctgtcatGGCAGTCTttccagtagttgttgagatatttcagtccgGACAAAGTGGTGAATTAATAGACTGACCCTGCCATCAATACAGCCCagaattaatcaagaaaatgtGATGGCTGAGTCATCCAAATTTACCACCTACTGTAGGTGGTGCCATGTGCAAGTATAATCTGTGTTTGGCAGGTAAGGGTCCCCTGCAAAAGGCTTTTTTGTAACTGTATTGTTTAAGTGCCTCAGTTGTAAACAGGGATGTGTGCGACTCTTCAGCTTGTTGATTAAATGTTGCTACCATCACGTGTCCGCACCAGGAATACTAGTCAGTTAATATTGAGATtcaaagaggaaagaaagacaaaTTTGGGTCATAAACTGATTGatctctatctctctttctctttcacgCACAAACATACCCTCTAAAACTCATGTGCGTGCCTACACAAATAGTAcaagtctgcagctgtctgtggacGTTCAGCATAGAGTATGTCcaaacctcacacacactctggccGGCTTGATGTCATTAGTTTGGCAGAAAATCTAGAGAAACCTGGACGAATGTGTGTGTCAACTTCGTGCACACTCATGCATGAGAGAGCTACTGCTTGAGTGTGCGTTCTTTAAAGGAAATGACTCAGGACGTTTAAAATCTTCAAAGTTTGTTAGACTTTATCCCTTTCAAGTCTCAGAGACCATCAGCCAGTGAAATCAAAGCTGCTTGCTCCAACTCAAGCAAGTAATAAGATGTTCACTATAACAGTTGGGTAACTTTCCTGAATATCTGAACATTAACAAACCACTCACAGAAGAACAGTGTATAAACACAACATGCACGGTTCTTTACCCCAAGGTAGGCCCAGGGCTTGGACACCTCCAGCTCCCAGTAGTGCTGTCCATGGGTGAAGCCCTGAAAGCAGAGCACCTGCCAGGTGTGATCAAAGCGGGCTTCGTGGGCTGGGACGGGGCGTGGCCCAGAGGTGAGGTGCTCCGCCCTACGGTTCTCCTGGGACAGAAACAGGTGGCCGTTGGCTGTgcgagggtcaaaggtcagagagCATCTGTCTGtaatgaggaagaaaggaatCAGTTTGAAGCAGGAACACATCCACTGTGcctgtttctctttctgtggTCACAGAAACAATAAGGCACTGTGTGACCTTTGCTGTCCCCAAAAATGCAGTCTGAAATGTTACATAGGACTTACAAGCACTGAGGCCTTCCTTCCCACCAGGGTGGCATGGAGCAGCTGGACTGGGAACCACAGCTAGGACTGGCCTCTTATCCTGAGGGGAACCTGGGGACCAATGATAAGCTTGAGAATACAGAGCAAACGCTGGGGAGCAAACTGCTGGCACATGAAGCCCAAGGCATATTACCGTCTTTGTCCGGACCCACAGCGGTGCTCACAGCTTTCTCCAAGTCCTCAGACACCAATTTGGAGACTCGCGACAGGACATCTGTGACGCCGTTTAATCGATCTTGAAGGTTTGATGTTACATCTGTGGGAATATCTTTGAAACGTGGAACTTCTATGACCAGTGATTCCTGTGAAGAGGTGTGAATTAGAAAGACGACCATGATGATCTGGCAGTTGATAATATTCCTCTCACCTCATGTTTGCAGATGGGACATATCtgactgtttatttctgttgcaaTATAGCTATAGTGTTACATTA
The nucleotide sequence above comes from Epinephelus lanceolatus isolate andai-2023 chromosome 21, ASM4190304v1, whole genome shotgun sequence. Encoded proteins:
- the trim65 gene encoding E3 ubiquitin-protein ligase TRIM65, whose protein sequence is MESQNPNLICAICLERFRIPVTIPCGHTFCQKCITTHWDTKSKSDIGPHCPFCNEEFESRPILKRNVSLSVLTEAANSTGPSCREALMRGGEGARAMLLCDRHKKPLVYYCRQDKMSVCYECGICECMNHDKVLLETERENQELLLERKSKEVGKLTEETQKSINELAENINHAKVTLQQTSNWVNAKFSSLIKILAEKQEATELFIEEQKEGAITEAEARLAELKERCQKLRETQEQIAAVHNLPDTELIKESLVIEVPRFKDIPTDVTSNLQDRLNGVTDVLSRVSKLVSEDLEKAVSTAVGPDKDGSPQDKRPVLAVVPSPAAPCHPGGKEGLSAYRCSLTFDPRTANGHLFLSQENRRAEHLTSGPRPVPAHEARFDHTWQVLCFQGFTHGQHYWELEVSKPWAYLGVTYDTIPRKEKGKRCMVGMNELSWSLQLDEHQLSAWHNGRRETLAGHSQHSRIGMLLDYEAGTLTYYGDGQTRLHAFHCAFSQELFPACWIGEGVSITLCST